In the Leifsonia sp. 466MF genome, one interval contains:
- a CDS encoding replication-associated recombination protein A codes for MVDVQPGLRTGATPLAVRMRPKSLDEVAGQRHLLKPGSPLVALASDKEGQSGSVSVILWGPPGTGKTTLAQAIAHSSGRRFVELSAVTAGVKDVRLVMDEALSTRDLYGVSTVLFLDEIHRFTKAQQDALLPGVENGWVILVAATTENPSFSVISPLLSRSLLLTLETLSDDDLGVVIDRAVADDRGLGGQYTLDPEARAALIRLASGDARRALTALEAASVTAASATPATSKKKPVITAELVAQAVDRALLRYDRNGDEHYDVISAFIKSVRGSDVDASLHYLARMIEAGEDPRFIARRIIVLASEDIGMADPQALGVAIAAADAVQYIGMPEGRIPLAQAVVHLATAPKSNAAYMALDAAIADVRAGKIGRVPKHLRDAHYPGAKRLGHGKGYKYPHDDALGVLEQQYLPDELAGTTYYTPTEHGNERDVSARLAKLRRIVRGR; via the coding sequence GTGGTCGACGTGCAACCTGGGCTCCGCACCGGAGCGACTCCTCTCGCGGTGCGCATGCGCCCGAAGTCGCTCGACGAGGTGGCCGGTCAGCGTCACCTCCTCAAGCCGGGTTCGCCGCTGGTCGCGCTCGCCTCCGACAAGGAGGGGCAGTCGGGGTCGGTCTCCGTCATCCTGTGGGGTCCGCCCGGCACGGGCAAGACGACCCTCGCGCAGGCGATCGCGCACTCCTCGGGCCGCCGATTCGTCGAGCTGTCGGCCGTGACGGCCGGCGTGAAGGATGTCCGGCTGGTGATGGACGAGGCGCTCTCGACGCGCGATCTCTACGGGGTCTCGACCGTCCTCTTCCTCGACGAGATCCACCGCTTCACCAAGGCGCAGCAGGATGCGCTGCTGCCCGGCGTCGAGAACGGCTGGGTCATCCTGGTGGCTGCGACGACCGAGAACCCGTCGTTCTCCGTCATCTCGCCGCTGCTCTCGCGCAGCCTGCTCCTCACCCTGGAGACGCTGAGCGACGACGACCTCGGCGTCGTCATCGACCGCGCCGTGGCCGACGACCGCGGTCTCGGCGGCCAGTACACGCTCGACCCGGAGGCGCGTGCCGCCCTCATCCGTCTCGCCTCGGGTGACGCCCGGCGGGCGTTGACGGCGCTGGAGGCCGCCTCGGTCACAGCGGCATCGGCCACGCCGGCGACCTCCAAGAAGAAGCCGGTCATCACCGCCGAGCTCGTCGCGCAGGCCGTCGACCGCGCGCTGCTCCGCTACGACCGCAACGGCGACGAGCACTACGACGTCATCAGCGCCTTCATCAAGTCGGTGAGGGGCTCCGACGTCGACGCGTCCCTGCACTACCTCGCCCGCATGATCGAGGCGGGGGAGGATCCGCGCTTCATCGCCCGCCGCATCATCGTGCTGGCGTCGGAGGACATCGGGATGGCCGACCCGCAGGCACTCGGCGTCGCCATCGCCGCGGCGGACGCCGTGCAGTACATCGGGATGCCGGAGGGCCGCATCCCTCTCGCCCAGGCGGTCGTGCACCTGGCCACGGCACCGAAGTCGAACGCGGCCTACATGGCGCTCGACGCCGCGATCGCCGACGTGCGCGCCGGCAAGATCGGACGCGTGCCCAAGCACCTTCGCGACGCCCACTATCCCGGCGCCAAGCGGCTCGGTCACGGCAAGGGCTACAAGTACCCGCATGACGACGCGCTCGGCGTGCTCGAGCAGCAGTATCTGCCGGACGAACTGGCCGGCACGACCTACTACACGCCCACCGAGCACGGCAACGAACGGGACGTCTCCGCACGGCTGGCGAAGCTGCGCCGCATCGTGCGCGGGCGCTGA
- the rpsD gene encoding 30S ribosomal protein S4, giving the protein MSSRSRSKTRESRALGIPLTPKAARYMEKRPYAPGEHGRTKRKADSDYAVRLREKQRLRAQYGIREKQLRIAFEEARRTQGLTGENLVELLEMRLDALVLRAGFARTITQARQFVVHRHILVDGQLVDRPSFRVKPGQLIHVKARSEGTEPFQVAAAGGHLDVLPKTPGYLDVEIDKLQARLVRRPKRAEVPVTCEVQLVVEYYAAR; this is encoded by the coding sequence GTGTCTTCACGTTCCCGCAGCAAGACCCGCGAGTCGCGGGCCCTGGGCATCCCGCTCACCCCGAAGGCGGCGCGCTACATGGAGAAGCGCCCCTACGCTCCGGGTGAGCACGGCCGCACCAAGCGCAAGGCCGACTCGGACTACGCCGTGCGTCTGCGCGAGAAGCAGCGTCTGCGCGCCCAGTACGGCATCCGCGAGAAGCAGCTCCGGATCGCCTTCGAGGAGGCCCGCCGTACGCAGGGCCTGACCGGTGAGAACCTGGTCGAGCTCCTCGAGATGCGTCTGGACGCCCTCGTGCTCCGCGCCGGCTTCGCCCGCACCATCACGCAGGCGCGCCAGTTCGTCGTGCACCGTCACATCCTCGTCGACGGCCAGCTCGTCGACCGCCCGTCCTTCCGTGTGAAGCCGGGCCAGCTCATCCACGTCAAGGCCCGCTCCGAGGGCACCGAGCCCTTCCAGGTCGCGGCCGCCGGCGGTCACCTCGACGTTCTGCCGAAGACCCCGGGCTACCTGGATGTCGAGATCGACAAGCTGCAGGCCCGCCTCGTGCGTCGCCCGAAGCGCGCAGAGGTCCCCGTGACCTGTGAGGTCCAGCTGGTCGTCGAGTACTACGCGGCTCGCTGA
- a CDS encoding DUF948 domain-containing protein — protein MSGGDIAGLIAAVVFAVLVGFIAIPLIKLGRVLDSTRDAIKEASDGITPILDETATTLQETNKQLARVDVITKNVADVTGNVSALVALFAATVGGPLIKLAGFSAAARAAFRAAGGFGSRKGRGGSH, from the coding sequence GTGTCCGGAGGAGACATCGCAGGGTTGATCGCGGCCGTCGTGTTCGCGGTCCTCGTCGGCTTCATCGCCATCCCCCTGATCAAGCTGGGGCGGGTGCTCGACTCGACGCGCGACGCGATCAAGGAGGCGAGCGACGGCATCACGCCGATCCTCGACGAGACCGCGACGACGCTGCAGGAGACGAACAAGCAGCTCGCCCGGGTGGACGTGATCACCAAGAACGTCGCGGACGTCACCGGTAACGTGTCTGCCCTGGTGGCCTTGTTCGCCGCGACGGTCGGCGGCCCGCTCATCAAGCTCGCCGGCTTCAGCGCCGCGGCGCGGGCGGCGTTCCGGGCCGCTGGAGGATTCGGCTCCAGGAAGGGACGCGGCGGCTCGCACTAG
- the alaS gene encoding alanine--tRNA ligase: MQTAEIHRRWLDFFAQRGHTVVPSASLVSDDPSLLFTVAGMVPFVPYLTGVVPAPFPRATSVQKCIRTLDIDEVGKTPRHGTFFQMCGNFSFGDYFKEQAITFAWELLTTSEDDGGLGFDPKDLWVTVYEEDDEAREIWQRVSTLPADRIQGLGKDTNYWSTGQPGPAGPCSEIFFDRGPAYGIDGGPATDDDRYVEIWNLVFMQYLRGEGDGKEFEILGDLPKKNIDTGMGLERVAFLKQGVDNMYEIDQVRPVLDRAAELAEKPYGNEAHEDDVRLRVVADHVRSALMLMADGVTPSNEGRGYVLRRLLRRTVRAMRLLGVETATFPELFPVSRDAMKAAYPEVDTEFDRISQLAYAEEETFLRTLTAGTSILDTAVATTQKEGRKQLAGDTAFLLHDTYGFPIDLTLEMAEEAGLTVDRGAFDKLMADQRSRAKADAKAKKTALADLSVYSSFRSLGETVFTGYTELQTESSILGLIVDGRSVNSAREGQVAEVILGATALYAESGGQDADAGSIVGPGYELDVLDVQKPVKGLISHKVLVRSGEVGVGAPATSIVDADYRRGARQAHSGTHIIHAALRQVLGSNAHQSGSYNKAGYLRLDFSWNQALSAETRSEIEEISNNAIRQNLEVTTRELPLSEAKALGAMALFGEKYGDVVRVVDIGGPWSRELCAGTHVSTSSEIGMINLVSESSVGSTNRRVESLVGLEAFKDLAIERTIVSQLSSSLKTPREQLPEKIADLMANLKAAEKRIQAFEARAVLDKVPTLLESASRRGAVTVVAEDAGTLNSADDLRMLVTTVRERLGSDAAAVALAARAGGKPVVIVGTNQAARDAGVNAGALAKTAAGVLGGGGGGKADLAQGGGTDADAIPAALSAVVSAIG, from the coding sequence ATGCAGACCGCTGAAATCCACCGCCGCTGGCTCGACTTCTTCGCGCAGCGCGGCCACACCGTCGTCCCCTCCGCCTCCCTGGTCAGCGACGACCCGTCGCTGCTCTTCACGGTGGCCGGGATGGTGCCCTTCGTGCCGTACCTGACCGGCGTGGTGCCGGCGCCGTTCCCGCGCGCGACGAGCGTCCAGAAGTGCATCCGCACGCTCGACATCGACGAGGTCGGCAAGACGCCGCGGCACGGCACGTTCTTCCAGATGTGCGGCAACTTCTCCTTCGGCGACTACTTCAAGGAGCAGGCGATCACCTTCGCCTGGGAGCTGCTGACGACGTCGGAGGACGACGGCGGCCTCGGCTTCGACCCGAAGGACCTGTGGGTCACGGTCTACGAGGAGGACGACGAGGCCCGCGAGATCTGGCAGCGCGTCTCGACCCTGCCGGCGGACCGCATCCAGGGCCTCGGCAAGGACACCAACTACTGGTCGACCGGCCAGCCCGGCCCCGCGGGCCCGTGCTCGGAGATCTTCTTCGACCGCGGCCCTGCCTACGGCATCGACGGCGGACCGGCGACGGATGACGACCGCTACGTCGAGATCTGGAACCTCGTCTTCATGCAGTACCTGCGCGGCGAGGGCGACGGCAAGGAGTTCGAGATCCTCGGCGACCTGCCGAAGAAGAACATCGACACCGGCATGGGTCTCGAGCGCGTCGCGTTCCTCAAGCAGGGCGTCGACAACATGTACGAGATCGACCAGGTGCGTCCGGTGCTCGACCGCGCGGCCGAGCTCGCCGAGAAGCCGTACGGCAACGAGGCGCACGAGGACGACGTGCGGCTGCGCGTCGTGGCCGACCACGTCCGCAGTGCGCTCATGCTGATGGCCGACGGTGTCACCCCGTCGAACGAGGGACGCGGCTACGTGCTGCGCCGCCTCCTCCGCCGCACCGTGCGCGCCATGCGCCTGCTCGGCGTCGAGACCGCGACCTTCCCGGAGCTCTTCCCCGTCTCGCGCGACGCGATGAAGGCGGCGTACCCGGAGGTCGACACCGAGTTCGACCGCATCTCGCAGCTCGCCTACGCGGAGGAGGAGACCTTCCTGCGCACCCTCACCGCGGGAACGAGCATCCTCGACACCGCGGTGGCGACCACCCAGAAGGAGGGGCGGAAGCAGCTCGCGGGCGACACCGCGTTCCTCCTGCACGACACTTACGGCTTCCCGATCGACCTCACCCTGGAGATGGCGGAGGAGGCCGGGCTCACCGTCGATCGCGGCGCGTTCGACAAGCTCATGGCCGACCAGCGCTCGCGGGCGAAGGCGGACGCGAAGGCGAAGAAGACGGCGCTGGCCGACCTGTCGGTGTACAGCAGCTTCCGCTCGCTCGGCGAGACCGTGTTCACCGGCTACACCGAGCTGCAGACGGAGTCGAGCATCCTCGGCCTCATCGTCGATGGGCGCTCCGTGAACAGCGCCCGTGAGGGCCAGGTCGCGGAGGTCATCCTCGGCGCGACGGCGCTTTACGCGGAGTCCGGCGGACAGGATGCGGACGCCGGCTCGATCGTCGGCCCCGGCTACGAGCTCGACGTGCTCGACGTGCAGAAGCCCGTGAAGGGCCTGATCAGCCACAAGGTGCTGGTGCGCAGCGGCGAGGTCGGAGTCGGCGCCCCGGCGACGAGCATCGTGGATGCGGACTACCGCCGCGGCGCGCGACAGGCGCACTCGGGCACCCACATCATCCACGCGGCGCTCCGCCAGGTGCTCGGCTCGAACGCGCACCAGTCCGGCTCGTACAACAAGGCCGGCTACCTGCGTCTCGACTTCTCGTGGAACCAGGCGCTCTCGGCCGAGACGCGGAGCGAGATCGAGGAGATCTCGAACAACGCCATCCGGCAGAACCTCGAGGTCACCACCCGCGAGCTGCCGCTGAGCGAGGCGAAGGCGCTCGGCGCCATGGCGCTGTTCGGCGAGAAGTACGGCGATGTCGTGCGCGTCGTCGACATCGGCGGCCCGTGGTCGCGCGAGCTCTGCGCGGGCACGCACGTCTCGACGAGCTCCGAGATCGGGATGATCAACCTCGTCAGCGAGTCGTCGGTGGGTTCCACGAACCGCCGCGTCGAGTCGCTGGTCGGCTTGGAGGCGTTCAAGGACCTCGCGATCGAGCGCACGATCGTGTCGCAGCTGTCGAGCTCGCTCAAGACGCCGCGCGAGCAGCTGCCCGAGAAGATCGCCGACCTGATGGCGAACCTCAAGGCGGCGGAGAAGCGCATCCAGGCGTTCGAGGCCCGTGCGGTGCTCGACAAGGTGCCGACGCTGCTCGAGTCGGCGTCGCGCCGCGGAGCGGTCACCGTCGTAGCCGAGGACGCGGGCACGCTGAACAGCGCCGATGACCTGCGGATGCTGGTCACCACGGTGCGCGAGCGCCTCGGCTCGGACGCCGCGGCGGTCGCCCTCGCGGCCCGCGCCGGCGGCAAGCCGGTCGTGATCGTCGGCACCAACCAGGCCGCTCGTGACGCGGGCGTCAACGCGGGTGCGCTCGCGAAGACGGCGGCGGGCGTGCTCGGCGGCGGTGGCGGCGGCAAGGCCGACCTGGCGCAGGGCGGCGGGACCGACGCGGACGCGATCCCCGCGGCGCTGAGCGCCGTCGTCTCGGCGATCGGATAG
- the ruvX gene encoding Holliday junction resolvase RuvX yields MRSGVRIGIDVGKVRIGVSRSDLHGMLATPVETVPRSEDAADRRRIAEIVGELGAFEVIVGLPLALSGAHTASTADAIGFAESLAVEVGIPVRLVDERLSTVSAASALRASGRNAKKARPVVDQVAATIILQHALDAERATGRPPGDPVESSIGQ; encoded by the coding sequence GTGCGTAGCGGGGTGCGGATCGGCATCGACGTCGGCAAGGTCAGGATCGGCGTGAGCCGGTCCGACCTGCACGGGATGCTGGCCACCCCGGTCGAGACGGTCCCTCGCTCCGAGGACGCTGCGGACCGCCGGCGGATCGCTGAGATCGTCGGCGAACTCGGAGCCTTCGAGGTTATCGTCGGACTGCCGTTGGCGCTCTCGGGCGCACACACCGCATCCACGGCGGACGCGATCGGTTTCGCCGAGTCCCTGGCCGTCGAGGTCGGGATCCCGGTACGGCTGGTCGACGAACGCCTGTCGACCGTGTCGGCGGCCTCGGCGCTCCGCGCGTCGGGCAGGAACGCGAAGAAGGCGCGTCCGGTGGTGGATCAGGTCGCGGCCACGATAATTTTGCAGCACGCCCTCGATGCGGAACGGGCCACAGGCCGTCCGCCGGGTGACCCCGTCGAATCGAGCATTGGACAGTAG
- the mltG gene encoding endolytic transglycosylase MltG — protein MAQNPPERPEPPAFPAVNRPPSPPQTPATDSGERPPMTRREARAAREAQERRAEESQAQPEQVQPEQVAQQPSSSQPEQPEEPSAPVAGAPVSAAQSPSATPWSLFDDSTPISSPIPSQETPADRAALDGLDFDAVITGPIAHVEEPETVSVAARHGSDDQTPSHHDHPARTIFGVLEETEDDSAQDEHPLVWRQQNYLSHDEPPKKRRWVKRLIVTIVVLGILGGMAGAAYAIFQPQIAKVQNALFPPENDYKGTGTGEVMFTIKSGDDGSTISENLAKAGVVKTYEAFYSLLLRQKPDVEFQPGVFKLAKQMSAAAALAALKDPSSRVENTAIIPEGTPEKDILQTVSDATKIPLADLQTAAANPAAYGLPAEAKSLEGFLFPATYTFAPGTTAQQAIKTMVDRMFQALDEAGVAPQNRWNTVVLASVVQREAGLKDDYPKVARVFLNRLAQGWDLQSDATVAYGTGHTDRVETTDAEREDAGNPYNTYVHPGLPVGPISNPGDLAINAVQHPADGTWMYFVTWNLQTGETIFSTTQAEHEAAVEKWQQWMRDNPGYE, from the coding sequence TTGGCTCAGAACCCCCCAGAGCGGCCCGAGCCGCCCGCCTTCCCGGCCGTGAACCGGCCGCCGTCGCCGCCGCAGACGCCGGCGACGGACAGCGGCGAGCGTCCGCCGATGACGCGCCGCGAGGCGCGGGCCGCCCGCGAGGCGCAGGAGCGCCGGGCGGAGGAGTCGCAGGCGCAGCCGGAGCAGGTGCAGCCGGAGCAGGTGGCGCAGCAGCCATCCTCGTCGCAGCCCGAGCAGCCGGAGGAGCCGTCAGCGCCCGTCGCCGGAGCTCCTGTCTCGGCCGCGCAGTCCCCGTCCGCGACGCCGTGGTCGCTGTTCGACGACAGCACGCCGATCTCCTCGCCGATCCCGTCCCAGGAGACGCCGGCAGATCGCGCGGCGCTCGACGGCCTCGACTTCGACGCCGTCATCACCGGCCCCATCGCCCACGTCGAGGAGCCCGAGACGGTCTCCGTCGCGGCGCGCCACGGCTCGGACGATCAGACGCCATCGCACCATGACCATCCTGCGCGTACCATCTTCGGAGTGCTGGAGGAGACCGAGGACGATTCCGCCCAGGACGAGCATCCACTCGTCTGGCGGCAGCAGAACTATCTGTCGCATGACGAGCCGCCGAAGAAGCGCCGGTGGGTCAAGCGGCTGATCGTGACCATCGTCGTGCTCGGCATCCTCGGCGGCATGGCCGGCGCCGCGTACGCCATCTTCCAGCCGCAGATCGCCAAGGTGCAGAACGCGCTCTTCCCGCCCGAGAACGACTACAAGGGCACAGGGACGGGCGAGGTCATGTTCACGATCAAGTCCGGCGACGACGGCTCGACGATCTCGGAGAACCTCGCGAAGGCGGGTGTCGTCAAGACCTACGAAGCGTTCTACTCGCTGCTGCTGCGGCAGAAGCCGGATGTGGAGTTCCAGCCCGGCGTCTTCAAGCTCGCGAAGCAGATGAGCGCGGCGGCAGCGCTTGCCGCCCTGAAGGATCCGTCGTCGCGCGTGGAGAACACCGCGATCATCCCGGAGGGGACTCCGGAGAAGGACATCCTGCAGACGGTGTCGGACGCGACCAAGATCCCGCTCGCCGACCTGCAGACCGCGGCCGCGAACCCGGCCGCGTACGGGCTCCCCGCCGAGGCCAAGTCGCTCGAGGGCTTCCTGTTCCCGGCGACCTACACCTTCGCACCGGGGACGACGGCGCAGCAGGCGATCAAGACCATGGTCGACCGGATGTTCCAGGCGCTCGACGAGGCCGGCGTGGCCCCGCAGAACCGCTGGAACACCGTCGTGCTCGCATCCGTCGTGCAGCGCGAGGCCGGCCTGAAGGACGACTACCCCAAGGTCGCCCGGGTCTTCCTCAACCGGCTGGCCCAGGGATGGGACCTGCAGTCGGACGCGACGGTCGCCTACGGCACCGGCCACACCGATCGGGTGGAGACGACCGACGCCGAGCGCGAGGACGCCGGGAACCCGTACAACACCTATGTGCATCCCGGCCTTCCGGTCGGCCCGATCTCGAATCCGGGCGACCTGGCGATCAACGCGGTGCAGCATCCCGCCGACGGCACCTGGATGTACTTCGTGACCTGGAACCTCCAGACCGGAGAGACGATCTTCTCCACCACGCAGGCCGAACACGAGGCAGCGGTGGAGAAATGGCAGCAGTGGATGAGGGACAATCCCGGCTATGAGTGA
- a CDS encoding shikimate dehydrogenase — MSDTSKQRRDEDLAEPAVLEDDTVEESQTEEADERAAVEDGVSEASAEASIAALVEAEREREAEEAAVEEAEEAVEREAPHDEPEPESETAAEAEPESETASEPEPAKASTKQSTRAPAKSTASKPRKPKAPSRKLAVLGSPIGHSKSPQLHRAAYEALGMDWSYEAIDVTEDALPEFIAGLGPEWRGLSLTMPLKKAVLPLLTETDRIAEQTGGANTVLLDGEAVRGFNTDVAGIVRALQAAGLEQAHYVHILGGGATAASALVAAAELGADRVDAHVRDLERSAWIEPLANQLGLRVRIRPFAQADRSLDVPDLVISTLPGGTTTEAVYTDSTRRRSVLFDVAYEPWPTPLARQWESVGGRVVSGLAMLAHQALLQVRVFVSGDPLQPLEDEEAVLAAMLDAVGIDAQGAPLEV, encoded by the coding sequence ATGAGTGACACGAGCAAGCAGCGGCGCGACGAGGACCTGGCGGAGCCCGCGGTGCTCGAGGACGACACGGTCGAGGAGTCGCAGACGGAGGAGGCCGACGAGCGGGCCGCGGTCGAGGACGGCGTCTCGGAGGCATCGGCGGAGGCGTCGATCGCTGCGCTCGTCGAGGCCGAGCGGGAGCGCGAAGCCGAGGAGGCCGCGGTCGAGGAGGCGGAGGAGGCCGTCGAGCGGGAGGCCCCGCACGACGAGCCGGAGCCGGAGTCCGAGACGGCAGCCGAGGCGGAGCCGGAGTCCGAGACGGCCTCGGAGCCGGAGCCCGCGAAGGCCTCTACGAAGCAGTCGACCAGGGCCCCCGCGAAGTCGACAGCATCCAAGCCCCGCAAGCCGAAGGCCCCGAGCCGCAAGCTGGCCGTGCTCGGCTCGCCGATCGGCCACTCGAAGTCGCCGCAGCTCCACCGGGCGGCGTACGAGGCGCTCGGCATGGACTGGTCGTACGAGGCAATCGACGTCACCGAGGACGCCCTGCCCGAGTTCATCGCAGGCCTCGGTCCGGAGTGGCGCGGGCTGTCGCTAACCATGCCGCTGAAGAAGGCGGTGCTCCCGCTCCTCACCGAGACCGACCGCATCGCGGAGCAGACCGGGGGAGCGAACACTGTGCTCCTCGACGGCGAGGCAGTCCGGGGTTTCAACACCGACGTCGCCGGCATCGTGCGCGCCCTGCAAGCGGCCGGGCTCGAGCAGGCGCACTACGTCCACATCCTGGGCGGGGGAGCGACCGCAGCGTCGGCGCTCGTCGCGGCGGCGGAGCTCGGCGCCGACCGTGTGGACGCGCACGTGCGCGACCTGGAGCGCAGCGCCTGGATCGAACCGCTGGCGAACCAGCTCGGCCTGCGCGTCCGCATCCGTCCGTTCGCGCAGGCGGACCGCTCACTCGACGTGCCGGACCTCGTGATCAGCACGCTGCCGGGCGGCACCACCACCGAGGCGGTCTACACCGACTCCACGCGGCGCCGGTCCGTCCTGTTCGACGTCGCCTACGAGCCGTGGCCGACGCCGCTGGCCCGCCAGTGGGAGTCCGTGGGCGGCCGTGTCGTCTCGGGCCTCGCCATGCTGGCCCACCAGGCACTTCTGCAGGTGCGTGTGTTCGTCTCGGGCGACCCGCTGCAGCCGCTGGAGGACGAGGAGGCCGTGCTCGCAGCCATGCTGGACGCGGTCGGCATCGACGCGCAGGGCGCTCCGCTGGAGGTCTGA
- the aroC gene encoding chorismate synthase, with protein MLRWLTAGESHGPELIAVLEGLPAGVPVSLDAIRADLARRKLGYGRGARMKFEQDALEVSGGVRHGLSLGSPIALRIGNTEWPKWVDVMSPEPVDPEVLKSGRGAALTRPRPGHADLVGMQKYGFDEARPILERASARETAARVSLGAVARSFLNELGITLVSHTLSIGPVRVPEDAPLPRPSDVDTLDADPLRCFDPATSERMVAEVDAAHKDGDTLGGVVEVLAYGVPPGLGSHVHWDRKLDAQLAAALMGIQAIKGVEIGDGFLTTTRRGSEAHDELVAADGTIARTSDKAGGTEGGMSTGGVLRVRAGMKPIATVPHALRTVDVATSEAAPAHHQRSDVCAVPAAGVVAEAMVALVLANAVLEKFGGDSIGETARNLHAYLASIPENLTTERVSAPYA; from the coding sequence ATGCTTCGTTGGCTCACGGCCGGGGAATCCCACGGTCCCGAACTCATCGCCGTCCTGGAGGGTCTTCCCGCCGGGGTCCCGGTCTCGCTCGACGCGATCCGTGCCGATCTGGCGCGTCGCAAGCTCGGGTACGGCCGCGGCGCGCGCATGAAGTTCGAGCAGGATGCGCTGGAGGTGTCCGGCGGAGTCCGTCACGGTCTGAGCCTCGGCAGCCCGATCGCCCTGCGCATCGGCAACACCGAGTGGCCGAAGTGGGTCGACGTGATGAGCCCCGAGCCGGTCGATCCGGAGGTGCTGAAGTCCGGCCGCGGCGCCGCGCTCACGCGTCCGCGTCCCGGTCACGCCGACCTCGTCGGCATGCAGAAGTACGGCTTCGACGAGGCCCGACCGATCCTGGAGCGCGCGAGCGCCCGTGAGACCGCCGCCCGCGTGTCCCTCGGCGCCGTCGCGCGCTCGTTCCTGAACGAACTGGGCATCACCCTGGTCAGCCACACGCTCTCCATCGGTCCGGTCCGCGTACCGGAGGATGCCCCGCTTCCGCGTCCGTCGGACGTCGACACGCTCGACGCCGACCCGCTGCGCTGCTTCGACCCGGCCACCTCCGAGCGCATGGTCGCCGAGGTGGATGCCGCACACAAGGACGGCGACACGCTCGGCGGCGTCGTCGAGGTGCTCGCGTACGGCGTCCCGCCGGGGCTCGGCTCGCACGTCCACTGGGACCGCAAGCTCGACGCACAGCTGGCCGCGGCGCTCATGGGCATCCAGGCGATCAAGGGCGTCGAGATCGGCGACGGGTTCCTCACCACGACGCGTCGCGGGTCGGAGGCGCACGACGAGCTCGTCGCCGCTGACGGCACGATCGCGCGCACCAGCGACAAGGCGGGCGGCACCGAGGGCGGAATGAGCACCGGCGGTGTGCTCCGCGTCCGTGCCGGCATGAAGCCGATCGCGACCGTCCCGCACGCGCTGCGCACAGTGGATGTGGCGACAAGCGAGGCCGCACCGGCGCACCACCAGCGCTCCGACGTCTGCGCGGTTCCGGCCGCCGGAGTCGTGGCGGAGGCCATGGTCGCTCTCGTCCTCGCGAACGCCGTGCTCGAGAAGTTCGGCGGCGACTCGATCGGCGAGACGGCCCGCAACCTCCACGCGTACCTGGCCAGCATCCCGGAGAACCTCACGACCGAGCGCGTCAGCGCCCCCTACGCCTGA
- a CDS encoding shikimate kinase, translating into MSSELTTPVVLIGPPAAGKTRVGKRLARRLHLPFVDTDAVVVAQHGPIPALFAEHGEPYFRQLERAAVAEAVREPGVVSLGGGAVLDPATQADLAETRVVLLTVRPEAIARRIDNSKRPLVTDLESWKRLVAARSDLYHSLADYTADTSSRPIDTIVEEIATWVESQKEGHA; encoded by the coding sequence GTGTCGTCCGAGCTCACGACGCCCGTCGTCCTGATCGGCCCGCCCGCGGCCGGCAAGACGCGGGTCGGCAAGCGTCTCGCGCGCCGGCTGCACCTGCCGTTCGTCGACACGGACGCCGTCGTGGTGGCGCAGCACGGCCCCATCCCTGCTCTGTTCGCCGAGCACGGGGAGCCGTACTTCCGCCAGCTGGAGCGGGCAGCGGTCGCCGAGGCAGTGCGTGAACCGGGTGTCGTCTCACTCGGCGGGGGAGCCGTGCTCGACCCCGCGACGCAGGCGGACCTGGCCGAGACCCGCGTGGTGCTGCTGACCGTGCGCCCGGAGGCGATCGCCCGCCGCATCGACAACTCCAAGCGGCCGCTGGTGACCGACCTCGAGTCGTGGAAGCGCCTCGTCGCCGCGCGCAGCGACCTCTATCACTCGCTCGCCGACTACACGGCCGACACCTCGTCCCGTCCCATCGACACCATCGTCGAGGAGATCGCGACCTGGGTCGAGTCGCAGAAGGAAGGACACGCATGA